ggactggtTTTTCTAATtttcatagacaagaaaaaataaaggaagTGAcagcaggttaaaggaaagtagtggagtaaaagtactaatacggcactaaaaatgtacttaaaggtttgtgccaatagccttgtggttagtgcgttgacatatagcacccaggtgtgcgtggcgacctgagtttgattcccagctcaaggtcctttgctgatccttcccctctctctgctccccatactttcctgtctgtaaatctccactgtcctgtcattaaaggtgaaaacccctaaaaacataattctaaaaaaatttaagggaaagtaaaatacacatttaaaaaattattcagtaaattacaattcctgagaaaaactactcacttacagtaatttgagtatttgtaattagttactttacaccactggctaTATAAAATGTCCAATCGTTTTTCTTTCAAAAAGTGAGGTGACAtttgtattaaatgtaaaaacggcttgccatactaGGTCATTCATCTTGCCTGGTGTTGTTtcaaaataaagcattaataCTTCTTTATAAATGCACGCACATGAATGACAGAATGATTTACACGTGTCGGTATGTTTGATTAAAATCTCGCTCTCTAGATGAGTGGCAAGTGGCACCTGCTCACTGTGGCTTCTCGGTGTAAGAATCTCCTGGAGAGCGGCTTTAAACTGGAGAGCACGAGCCTCACCTGGACCATCACTGCGGACACTGTGACTGTGAGCACCGTGAGGAAACTGTGAGTCCTGCTTCAGCCACCAGGGGGAGCGTTTTACTCACTGCGAGCTGATGGTTTAgttctttatatttttaattatatagttCGATTTCTACAAATATTAGCCTTTTATTACACCTTGGTTATGGCAGATAACATAAGATTTTTGCTGCTCAAAAATAAATAcgtacataaaataataaataagatttcaaataatcaatataatataaaaatatgatgaCTGTGCATCATATTAGAGGACAAAATTGCACAAGTAGACCATGAGTTCTTACACAACCTCAAAAAAGTTCCCTTTGGCAACTGTTGCAGACCATCATATCATTACAGCTGACGCAAGCAAAAGCACCGGAGAGTCAAGATACAACTTGCTTTGTCAGACTTATTTGACATGCCATTTTTTAATGCTTGGAAATATATCtaacaaatgtaacaaaaacaaatgctaacaaatatatagtatgttttaattgtattatttctaaaataatctgttattttaattaattagcctactattgttttatttgtattaatattcgACTTAATCTGAATTAcgattgtttcccagagatgggttgcggctggaagggcatccgctgcataaaaacatgattggataagttggcggttcattccgctgtggcgaccctggattaataaagggactaagcccaaacagaaaatgaatgaatgaatgaattaccattgaaattaatattattaaaattaaacatttaaacattaaattatattattttacatgatGCATTCAAAAAAGGATGTATTTTTAGACTTGCTTTGTCAAATTAATTTTACATGTGCattattctgactttttttttataaatgttgcaTTATTCTACCTTAAGTTAGACTGTGTGCTTTTTAATTGTAGTAATCATTTTGACATGATTTAAGAATAAAAACATCATTCACTGTTATAATAGTTATTTATATGGTTagttataataatactaatgcatcttgtcaggcatatttagaacaaataATATGAGAACATAATACTGTATTGATAACATAGTACTCTATTGATTAATCATAACATCTTGATACTTTTACCCCTTTTCTTCAAGACATTTCATATCATTTAACATCTAATAACATTAAGTAtaatcatattatatattataatatattacaaaaatgttgtatgtatatatatatatatatatatatatatatatatatatatatatatatatatatatatatatatatatatatatatatatatatatatatatttattatctgttttttgtcctgtctctgtaaaatgtactgtagaagctctgtcacaaaaacaaattcctcgtatgtgtgaacatacctggcaataaagctccttctgattctgattctgatatatatatatatatatatatatatatatatatatatatatatatatatatatatatatatatatatatatatatatatgaagagttcagatgcaaaaacaattacatttttttttaagtataacaTGTAAATAACTATAGGTTTCTTTCTTTGATATGCATATTCTCCTTCTGTTTATTGTGCTCTTTCCAAATGTAAGCAATTTCGTGTGCTGGGAGATCAAGCAGAACTACATGAAAACGAAAACCCCTGGGCAGCTCTTCCTCAAAGGCATGTGCAGACGAAGGCCCACTAAATCTATGGTTGTTCTTGGTTATTAAATATTTTCTGACCTAGGATGTAACTGACGGTATATGtacactctctgaaataaaagtGCAAATTGATTAGTCATAACGTCTACTTTTGCTCTAATCTGTAGCTTTAAAGAGCCAATTTAAATccaaacttttttaaaaaggtgTTATCCCAGAGACAGCTTTtgcacctttatttttaagagtgtatttatcaataatgaatgaataaattaataaatacatacagttgaagttaaatttttagccctcctttgaaattGTTATTCTATTTacaaagtgctgtttaacagagcaaatacattttcacagtatttcataatatttatttttctgctgttgaaagtcttatttcttttagtttgtctggaataaaagcagctttttaataaaaaaaaattaaggtcaatattattagcctcttaagAATTTTTTCAATTGGATACAGAACAACCCCATTTTCCATTTATaataaccaagttaagcctttaaattgcaattaaagctgaatagtatcttgcaaaataagtcgAAAAAATAGTATGCACCGTTACCatggtaaaaaaatattattattatgatgatgatgatgatgatgattattattattattattattattattattattattatgtttaaaaatcttctctcggttATCAACACTTCGGAAACATttgtaaatgaattaatatttcacaggaggactattaattttgtatttaaatatggtTTGGCTTAATGAAAATTGCTTGTAAGATTTTCTAGTAGCGTAAAGTTTTTTCAGTATATTTCCAGCATTCAAATATGATAAGTGTGAATATCCTTTAGGGCTGCTGTACATGTCTTTTCATTCTGTTCTTGTGCAGGCAAGAGACCGTCTGAAAATGTGGACGTAATGGTGCTCGAGACGGACTACAGCTCCTATGCTATGCTGGTTTTTAAGAGAGCAGAGAAAATTACTATGAAACTGTATGGTAGGTGTTTTGTCTATTTTAAACTTTTCACTCGTGGTGCCATAATTGCATctttttatatgtgtttattgGGTTTCCATTATGATTTGCCGTATAAAAAGAGTAGCCTGAAGTAAGTGAATtgattaatgcaaataataatttctGTTGAAAGGTCGGTCCGGTGAAGTACCTGATAATATAGTGGATAAATTTGAGGATCGAGCGAAGACATTAAATTTGGGATTGGACGTAGTTTTCCAGTTTCCTGACTACGGTGAGATTGTTCATAATTAACTCGTAGGCCTAGCCTATATTAAAATAGTAATGAACACTTTTGACTCTCGATTCCTTTTTTGCAGGTTTCTGTGAGTCAGCAGAAAAAGTTCTAGGTAAGACCTTGTTTTACCTCCGATAAATAAATTGgaggttattatttgtttcaaGAACGACATCAAGAAatgataaagtaaataaatagctgTTAACTTTGTGTAGTAAGCCTAACATCTGCGAATTTATCGTTATATTGTAGCAAttcttttaaatgatttaaaagaaCCGATTCGTCTCGCGTATGCAAATATTTCAGAATAATGCAGACCATTTTGTATAGTGCAAACGTTATACAAAATAGAAAAAATTGTTTGATTGAACATTAGGCTAATACTAGCCTACTTAACTCTTCGACAATATGTACAATACAATCCGCGCGAGGTGTTCTgttaaatgattcaaatgaatcatataAACGAACCGACTCATTAAATGAATCCGATTACTCAACAGCATTTTCTGTCCCCTCTGTGTCAGCAACAATTACTGATTGGCTGAAAGAACTTTTACATCCTGCAAAAAGAGCCAATCAATCCACGTGTGCATCACGTTATCTTTCGTAAAGGCACATGTTACAAAACTTGCACAACCTCAGAATTTGGTTTTGTAACAAAACAGTAATTTTGCATAATGTCTATTTTTGCCGAACAACAACCTAACAATTCTATAATTGCTTTTTCCCCCAGATCTGACCTAAGACTGACTGGCCAACATCTTTGATAGATCCTGAGCAATGTGAGAAAGCAGCCCGCCAagagtacaaaaataaaattattttgtcaTTTCACTGTTTTATGAGTTTTTCAGCATTAGCACTAATTTGCTAGGTGCACCGCTATAATCTTTGATATGGTTGCATCCTTGGTAATGCATGGAAAATTGTGTTTATCCTCAAGCCATTTTTATGGAACAAAACAGAGCTTATAAAACAAGGTAAAGGCATCTTGGTATAATTGGTGTGGTTTGTGATGTAACTGTCAGAACAGGACTCTGCCTGCCCACCCGTTTAGAGTTACACAACACAACAGGGTAAACATGATGCACTTCCAACATTCCAAAAACAGTATCCTGAGGAAATCATTTTCTTATGGAAAAATATCAAACACAGAAATGAACTTTGTTGAACTTGAAATGAGTTTCTGCAGCACTAAACTGACTCTGTACAACTTTCTGAGGTGAAAATAAAAGGCTGTAAGATGGAAGTGCATGTTTAGATAAACTAAGACTGATTTAGATACATTAGATGCTTTTTAATTTGCTGCAGATTTCTTCTACTTAGTTTCATAAACATCATCTATGATCTACACTGATCTTTTTTCtacacaataataaatgaatacaataataatagtaaaataattgcTA
This window of the Danio aesculapii chromosome 24, fDanAes4.1, whole genome shotgun sequence genome carries:
- the c8g gene encoding complement component C8 gamma chain, yielding MIRFWLYLFFVLACLSFWEPAETRRARYKPEPPKPKKTETQKAVETLAPGQNINIDQMSGKWHLLTVASRCKNLLESGFKLESTSLTWTITADTVTVSTVRKLNFVCWEIKQNYMKTKTPGQLFLKGKRPSENVDVMVLETDYSSYAMLVFKRAEKITMKLYGRSGEVPDNIVDKFEDRAKTLNLGLDVVFQFPDYGFCESAEKVLDLT